A single window of Toxotes jaculatrix isolate fToxJac2 chromosome 4, fToxJac2.pri, whole genome shotgun sequence DNA harbors:
- the LOC121180466 gene encoding myotubularin-related protein 7-like isoform X1, whose amino-acid sequence MEHIRTPKVENVHLLDRSSGQRKASVGTLYLSATHTIFVENNPETRKETWVLHSMVSNVERLPSTPAGSQLILRCKDFQVFQILIPQERDCLDVHSSLVRLSRPEKYSELYCLSFNPNVNKEEREESWNFIDLMADYKRMGVPNNLWVTTAANSEYRFCDTYPSELFVPKSATPAIIVGSSRFRSRGRFPVLSYFHQDTLAAVCRCSQPLSGFSGRCQEDEMMLQAVMKSNPGSDYIYVVDTRPKLNAMANRAAGKGYENEDHYTNIKLQFIGIENIHVMRSSQQKIIDVGEMRSPSMTDFLWGLENSGWLKHIKAILDAGVFIARVVADEGVSVLVHCSDGWDRTAQACSVASILLDPYYRTIKGLMVLIERDWISFGHKFSHRYAHLDGDPKEVSPVIDQFLECVWQLSEQFPCAFEFNEHFLIAIRTHVYSCHYGTFLGNCQRERRDMRLREQSHSLWPHLWKDRAKYANPLYKSELSQSQGVLRPNTTPYCFKMWKRLYNCMEKSMPPRQSPADFLSVVREESQQLEEELTNHQERIAALTGKPITWEKIEVPRKRTSHMQQRHCGLDLPSTYTDPITSPAQDNGYAVASESSNQNPQTKDPALTLPIEPHTQLKSHDPDDLSTCSDLESGVADLSSRSSSGMDYGKDPDLE is encoded by the exons ATGGAGCATATCCGGACGCCGAAG GTGGAAAATGTACATCTCCTGGACCGCTCATCAGGCCAGAGAAAGGCCAGTGTTGGgactctgtacctttctgccaCGCACACCATTTTTGTAGAGAACAACCCTGAGACACGCAAGGAGACATGG gtgttgcACAGCATGGTGAGCAATGTGGAGAGACTGCCTAGCACCCCTGCAGGAAGTCAGCTGATCCTGCGTTGTAAGGACTTCCAGGTCTTCCAGATCCTCATCCCTCAGGAGAGAGACTGTTTGGATGTTCATTCCTCATTGGTCCGGTTGTCACGACccg AGAAGTACAGTGAGCTCTACTGCCTGTCCTTCAATCCTAATGtgaacaaagaggagagagaagagtcatggaACTTCATAGACCTCATGGCCGACTACAAGAGGATGGGAGTTCCTAATAACCTCTGGGTCACTACAGCTGCCAACAGTGAATACAGG TTCTGTGATACGTACCCCTCAGAGCTCTTTGTTCCAAAGTCAGCCACACCTGCCATCATCGTGGGCAGCTCAAGGTTCAGGAGTCGGGGTAGATTTCCTGTTCTGTCCTACTTCCACCAGGACACACTG GCAGCAGTGTGCCGGTGTAGTCAGCCATTGTCCGGCTTTAGTGGACGCTGTCAGGAGGATGAGATGATGCTTCAAGCTGTGATGAAGTCCAACCCTGGTAGTGACTACATCTACGTGGTGGATACCAGGCCCAAG ctgaACGCCATGGCAAATCGAGCAGCAGGTAAAGGCTATGAAAACGAGGACCATTACACCAACATCAAGCTGCAATTCATTGGCATTGAAAACATTCATGTGATGAGGAGCAGCCAGCAGAAAATCATCGACG TGGGCGAAATGCGATCTCCATCCATGACTGACTTTCTGTGGGGCCTGGAGAACTCTGGTTGGCTCAAACACATAAAAGCCATACTGGATGCCGGAGTTTTCATAGCCAGG GTGGTGGCTGATGAAGGTGTCAGTGTCTTGGTCCACTGTTCAGATGGCTGGGACAGGACAGCCCAGGCCTGCTCTGTAGCCAGTATACTGCTGGACCCCTACTACAGAACCATCAAAGGACTCATG GTGCTGATAGAAAGAGACTGGATTTCCTTTGGACACAAATTCTCCCACAG GTACGCCCACCTAGATGGAGATCCTAAAGAGGTGTCCCCTGTCATTGATCAGTTCCTggagtgtgtgtggcagctgtcAGAACAGTTCCCATGCGCCTTTGAGTTCAACGAGCACTTCCTCATTGCCATACGCACACACGTCTACTCCTGTCACTATGGGACATTCCTGGGCAATTGCCAGAGGGAACGCAGGGATATGAG GCTTCGTGAGCAGAGTCACTCTCTGTGGCCTCATCTTTGGAAGGACAGAGCCAAGTACGCAAACCCCCTGTATAAGTCTGAGCTGAGCCAGAGTCAGGGTGTCCTGAGACCCAACACCACCCCGTACTGCTTCAA AATGTGGAAACGTCTCTATAACTGCATGGAGAAATCAATGCCTCCTCGCCAGTCTCCtgctgacttcctgtctgtcgTGAGGGAGGAGTcccagcagctggaggaggagctaaCTAATCACCAGGAG aggaTTGCAGCCCTGACAGGGAAGCCAATCACATGGGAGAAGATTGAGGTTCCAAGGAAGAGGACTAGCCACatgcagcagagacactgtggGCTGGACCTGCCTTCGACTTACACAGACCCAATCACCAGCCCTGCACAGGACAATGGTTATGCAGTTGCCTCTGAATCATCCAATCAGAACCCCCAGACTAAGGACCCTGCTCTCACCCTGCCAatagagccacacacacagctcaagAGTCATGACCCCGATGACCTCTCCACCTGTAGTGACCTGGAGTCGGGTGTGGCTGACCTCAGCAGCCGCTCATCCAGCGGCATGGACTATGGCAAGGACCCAGACTTGGAGTGA
- the LOC121180466 gene encoding myotubularin-related protein 7-like isoform X2, whose protein sequence is MEHIRTPKVENVHLLDRSSGQRKASVGTLYLSATHTIFVENNPETRKETWVLHSMVSNVERLPSTPAGSQLILRCKDFQVFQILIPQERDCLDVHSSLVRLSRPEKYSELYCLSFNPNVNKEEREESWNFIDLMADYKRMGVPNNLWVTTAANSEYRFCDTYPSELFVPKSATPAIIVGSSRFRSRGRFPVLSYFHQDTLAAVCRCSQPLSGFSGRCQEDEMMLQAVMKSNPGSDYIYVVDTRPKLNAMANRAAGKGYENEDHYTNIKLQFIGIENIHVMRSSQQKIIDVGEMRSPSMTDFLWGLENSGWLKHIKAILDAGVFIARVVADEGVSVLVHCSDGWDRTAQACSVASILLDPYYRTIKGLMVLIERDWISFGHKFSHRYAHLDGDPKEVSPVIDQFLECVWQLSEQFPCAFEFNEHFLIAIRTHVYSCHYGTFLGNCQRERRDMRLREQSHSLWPHLWKDRAKYANPLYKSELSQSQGVLRPNTTPYCFKMWKRLYNCMEKSMPPRQSPADFLSVVREESQQLEEELTNHQEVPPGGTAHHHHPGSRQEDCSPDREANHMGED, encoded by the exons ATGGAGCATATCCGGACGCCGAAG GTGGAAAATGTACATCTCCTGGACCGCTCATCAGGCCAGAGAAAGGCCAGTGTTGGgactctgtacctttctgccaCGCACACCATTTTTGTAGAGAACAACCCTGAGACACGCAAGGAGACATGG gtgttgcACAGCATGGTGAGCAATGTGGAGAGACTGCCTAGCACCCCTGCAGGAAGTCAGCTGATCCTGCGTTGTAAGGACTTCCAGGTCTTCCAGATCCTCATCCCTCAGGAGAGAGACTGTTTGGATGTTCATTCCTCATTGGTCCGGTTGTCACGACccg AGAAGTACAGTGAGCTCTACTGCCTGTCCTTCAATCCTAATGtgaacaaagaggagagagaagagtcatggaACTTCATAGACCTCATGGCCGACTACAAGAGGATGGGAGTTCCTAATAACCTCTGGGTCACTACAGCTGCCAACAGTGAATACAGG TTCTGTGATACGTACCCCTCAGAGCTCTTTGTTCCAAAGTCAGCCACACCTGCCATCATCGTGGGCAGCTCAAGGTTCAGGAGTCGGGGTAGATTTCCTGTTCTGTCCTACTTCCACCAGGACACACTG GCAGCAGTGTGCCGGTGTAGTCAGCCATTGTCCGGCTTTAGTGGACGCTGTCAGGAGGATGAGATGATGCTTCAAGCTGTGATGAAGTCCAACCCTGGTAGTGACTACATCTACGTGGTGGATACCAGGCCCAAG ctgaACGCCATGGCAAATCGAGCAGCAGGTAAAGGCTATGAAAACGAGGACCATTACACCAACATCAAGCTGCAATTCATTGGCATTGAAAACATTCATGTGATGAGGAGCAGCCAGCAGAAAATCATCGACG TGGGCGAAATGCGATCTCCATCCATGACTGACTTTCTGTGGGGCCTGGAGAACTCTGGTTGGCTCAAACACATAAAAGCCATACTGGATGCCGGAGTTTTCATAGCCAGG GTGGTGGCTGATGAAGGTGTCAGTGTCTTGGTCCACTGTTCAGATGGCTGGGACAGGACAGCCCAGGCCTGCTCTGTAGCCAGTATACTGCTGGACCCCTACTACAGAACCATCAAAGGACTCATG GTGCTGATAGAAAGAGACTGGATTTCCTTTGGACACAAATTCTCCCACAG GTACGCCCACCTAGATGGAGATCCTAAAGAGGTGTCCCCTGTCATTGATCAGTTCCTggagtgtgtgtggcagctgtcAGAACAGTTCCCATGCGCCTTTGAGTTCAACGAGCACTTCCTCATTGCCATACGCACACACGTCTACTCCTGTCACTATGGGACATTCCTGGGCAATTGCCAGAGGGAACGCAGGGATATGAG GCTTCGTGAGCAGAGTCACTCTCTGTGGCCTCATCTTTGGAAGGACAGAGCCAAGTACGCAAACCCCCTGTATAAGTCTGAGCTGAGCCAGAGTCAGGGTGTCCTGAGACCCAACACCACCCCGTACTGCTTCAA AATGTGGAAACGTCTCTATAACTGCATGGAGAAATCAATGCCTCCTCGCCAGTCTCCtgctgacttcctgtctgtcgTGAGGGAGGAGTcccagcagctggaggaggagctaaCTAATCACCAGGAGGTACCGCCAGGAGGAAccgcccaccaccaccacccggGCTCCAGACAAG aggaTTGCAGCCCTGACAGGGAAGCCAATCACATGGGAGAAGATTGA